ACCACCGTGCGCGCCGCGAGCGCCGTCCTGGTCGACCACGGCTTCTCCGCGCTCCCCGTCGTGGGGCCGGGCGGGCTGCTGGTCGGCGTCGTGTCCGGCTCGGACCTGCTGTTGGCCAACCTCGAACTGGGCGTCGCGACCACCGTCGGGCAGGTGATGACCACGAAGGTCGCGAGCGCACGGCTCACCGCCACGCCCAGCGAGCTGGCGAGCGCGATGCTGGGGCACCGGCTGCGCTGCCTGCCCGTGGTGGACGCCAGGGGAGTGGTGGTCGGTGTGGTGAGCCGCAGCGACCTGCTGCGCGTCCTCAC
This is a stretch of genomic DNA from Saccharothrix ecbatanensis. It encodes these proteins:
- a CDS encoding CBS domain-containing protein: MNAVDVMTRPVYTVEPSTTVRAASAVLVDHGFSALPVVGPGGLLVGVVSGSDLLLANLELGVATTVGQVMTTKVASARLTATPSELASAMLGHRLRCLPVVDARGVVVGVVSRSDLLRVLTPDDDVLAARANRLLTAYSRTRRWDVDVTDGRVVVTGQFADEAERRVVTALVHTVPGVAAIELRRVPAPTGIA